CCACTATTGCTCCTTTTAAAGCAAAGTGCTCAGGGAGGGTGTCAAACCTCCCCCAGCCCCTTATTCAGGGGATGGTGCCAGGGAGTTTGAACTGTTAACAAATGATTTTCTCGATACAAAGAAGAGCCCCACTCTTAGAATAGTTAGCCACTCAGTCCACAGATTCGGCTTAGTGAAAATAGCCCTTGTAAGATCAAGGTGCGGAAGGAGAATTTCCTCCGTTAATGATAGCTATTCCATAGCGTTTTCCATCAAGGAAAGACAATGCCTTCTCTTCTCCATCCTCCAGGTACCAAGGAAGAGCTCTATATTCCGGGTCCAAGGATGATGGTTGCAACGCCCCGCGCTTCCACCAACAAGAGGTGCGGGGGATGGTGATACCCCTTGAAAGACATAACTAACTTACAAGActgaaaatgaaaagtaaacTAACGGAACAAGGCGCCGGAGGAACCCCTTTCTAAAAGTCTAAGAGCTAGAAGGCGGGGTACAGCGGTTGCTTCCTCtttctccctttcataacactCCTTCCCCGTCTTACTAGGAGTTAGGCCCTTCATTGCATTCTATTCTCTGGAGCCTAACAACTTGCCTACCTCTTAATCTCCGCCcgttataatataaaaaataagactCTTGTGGATTCGCCTCTTTCTTTCCGACTCGCTTCACGACTCTTTTAGTCTCGTTACGCTTAATAATCAAAATCAGCGGAAGCCAACTCTTGAAAATCTCAGGTTTACACTGCTAGATCAAATTCATACTGAAATGCATTACCCTACCTATCTAAAAAAAAGAGGGCCCTGGGGAGCATGCCACCCTCAACCCACAAACTCCCATTCTCCTCAGTCTCCCAGTATTGGAGACCTACTTACTACATCTCGACCGGGGGCCTCTCCAGTCTTTGCTTAAGAACTTTTCTTTCTTACTGATTGAGGATTCCTAATGTGATGAAAGCTAAATTAAAGCTAAAGCTCTTTCTTTTAAGAAAGCATCTGGTTCCATTTTTCTTTCGTTAGTTAATCCACCTTTAAGGGCTTGTAGTAATTCAGGTTTGACACTATTTGGAATGGCTTTCTCATATTGAGAGATTCTGTCTAGTGGCATTCGATCACAGAATCCATTGACAGCTGCATAAATGACtagtatttgtttttcaattggAAGTGGTGCATATTGTGGTTGTTTCGGTACTTCTGTCAGCCTTGCACCTCTATTGAGTAATGCCTGAGTCGCAGCATCAAGGTCTGAGCCAAATTGAGCAAAGGCGGCCACTTCGCGATATTGTGCCAATTCCAGTTTTGAACTACCGCATACTTGTTTCATAGCTTTCAACTGAGCGGCAGACCCGACGCGACTGACAGATAAGCCGACGTTAATAGCAGGTCTAATTCCGCGATAAAAGAGCTCTGTTTCCAAACAGATTTGTCCATCAGTAATGGAGATCACATTGGTGGGAATATAGGCCGATACGTCTCCAGCTTGTGTTTCAATGACGGGTAAGGCGGTCAAGCTACCTGCACCTGTCTGGTCCGATCGTTTAGCCGCTCTTTCTAAGAGACGGGAATGTAAATAGAAAACATCACCTGGGAAAGCCTCACGGCCTGGTGGTCGGCGTAACAATAATGACATTTGTCGATATGCCACCGCCTGTTTACTAAGATCATCATAGATTATTAATGCGTGCATTCCATTATCGCGGAAATATTCCCCCATGGCACACCCGGAATATGGGGCCAAAAATTGCAGAGGAGCAGGATCCGAAGCGGTGGCTGCTACAAGAATGGAATATTCCAAAGCATTCGCTTCTTCAAGAGTTTGAATTAATTGTCCCACAGTCGAGCGTTTCTGTCCAATCGCTACATAGACACAATACATTGTCTCACTCTCAGAGGTGGCCCTTGAGTTTATTTGCTTTTGGTTTAATATGGTATCGATAGCAATAGTCGTTTTTCCAGTTTGTCGGTCCCCGATTAGAAGTTCTCGTTGACCACGGCCTATAGGAACCAGGCTAGCTACTTTTATTTGAGTGCGCATGGATCCTCATCACCATCAGCCTCTTCATAAAACGTTTGTGTCGAAGAGACGAAGGTTCCCGCGGTTCAGAATGAGCTTCTGCGCCGGGAAGCCCCCGAATCTTACTCAGTGGGCATCATAAAGAGCTCTAAAGGGGTGTGAGAGGACCGGAAAATAATGAGTCAAGCCTGAAAAGAAAGTCGAACCGCGAAGGCAAGTATCCTCGCCCCCGCGATGGGAACTTTCAATAAAGCACAGTAGAGTGCTTTACCTACCAGAGGTATCTATAGAATGAAAGAATCATTTTATGCTTCCTTGGCCATGTACAACATGGATTAGCATTATGTCATTCCTACAATTCCTACAAGTGATCCACCTTCCAGTATTTGAAGGAGAGGACTtcgatatattatataatatgtttctTTCCATTCCTCGTGAGCCACTTATTTCTCCGAAACAAGAGATCAAAGTGATTTTCCTCCTTTTTCCCAATAAGTCGACGGCCTTACACCATTGGGATACTTCGAATAAACTAGCATACATATAGGATACACCAGTGCTAAAACCTTTTCTCAAGAGATCTTCCAAACTGTTGGGGTCCTTGCTCTGGATGGTCTTCCCCCGGTGTGAAAGCAGTTGGTTCCGTAGTTTTAGAATTCTGCTGATCCCAAGTACTCCATCTCCATCATTGCATATGAAAATATAGAAAGTAAAGAAGAAAAGGCATAACCAGAAGAATTGTGAAAAATAAGTGAATTTATCCAGTTGAGGCATGATTAGATTAATTGATTTCAACAAAATGATTCCCTCCAGACAGCTTCACTCCGTCAAGCCTCTAGGAGTAGTGAAGAACTATAGAAAGTTGTGGTTGGTTGTTGACCAACAAAAGCATGGGAGAAAACCAAGAACAGGGGGCATAGAGATCTCTTATATTTCAAATTGAATGAGATTTtgcttctttctttattttttgatatGCCGCTTCTTCGCCAGCAAGGAGCGAGAAAACAAAGTGAACAAAGAGTCAAGTCTTACTTATTTAAGCTGGAATGAGAATATTCTTCtcttaatgatattttatagagTTTCGTTTCTTTTATCTATCTCCCTATTCGAACGAGGGAAGTGAGCTGGCTAACTCCTGTAAGCAGCTTTCTTATCATATACGTATTTCTCTGTCATTCTTCCTTCACTGCAATTATCTGTTTATTATCCGTGTTCTATCGTAGCTAACCAACACTTGGAGGGAGCGAGCAAGGACCTGCTCGCGACTGTAGCTACCTCTGCAAGTGCAGCTAAAGCAGGGGCGCAAGCCCCGTTTTTAAATATCTTTGCTTTCTTTCCACAGTTCCGAGTAGGCCTGCAAGCCTAGGAGGATCATCATACCTTTTTGTATTACAGTTGGTTAATCAGCTACCTCTTCCCTTCTATCTTCCTCTTCTTAACCTCGTCATTCCGAGTTAGGTTTTCAAACCTAAGCAGGATCACCCCTCTGTTGACTTTCTATGGTAGAAGCAGGTACCTATTCCTACTCTCTCGTCCAGAACAACTTCTTTGGATTTGCTCTTCCGTACAAGGAGAGTCTCAGATCTGTTAGGTTCTTCTTTTGGAGTGTGCATGGCATTCTCTGTGATTCCTCTTGTATGATGGAATACCCGTCCTGCGCCAATCTTTCATTCGCCTATCTGCAATACCGCTTATATTCACTGGATTTCTTTCAATCTGCCGCATCCTATCGTATGACCTTCCATCTGGCTGAGAGTAGCATGGGGTAATTGCCTATCGTTGTTTTTCTGCTCATTGTAAGAGACTAATTGTTTTGATAGGGAGGCTCCTCACGCACAATCCACAAGAGGGTCGGTATCTCTTTTCATTGATTGATGAGTAAGGGCTCGATAGAATGCTTGATCGATGTTTTAAGGCCTTGCCTTAACAAAGAGTCATCGCATTCGTCGCACAAATCATAGATAGAACCCGATCCTTGGATAGAATCCATAATCAGAAGTTATCGGTACCCTTAGCATCTTACCTTTGATTAGAATGTGAAGGTCCTTGGTTCGGGCAAGCAGCGTATTTAGAAGCCTGCGAAATGGAATTCCTCGGTCGAGAACTTTCATGATAAAGCAGAATTCCGTTGGACCAATAAGTAAGAGAGTACCATCTCCTAGAGAACTTCTTTCTCTAGTCACTAAAGTGCGTTTCAGTCGAGTCACTGAGCGCCCACCGGGTTGATTGAAAGTGCCCCTACGGACTGGGACACCTTCTTCCAGAGCATTCTCACCATCTGTACTAGCCTTGCATGAAAAAAGGATGAACCATGAGGAATTCTCCACTCTATGAATTAATAGCGCTCTTGGGATGGGCATGTTTCTTGCAGTAGGTCAAAGTGAAAGAATAAATAAGCACGAGGAGATGCTAGGCtgatcaaaagaagaaggattaGCGAGAAGTATATCTAACTTTCTTCTCCACTTGCAATTGACAGattatagattttctatattctttttctattttcctAGCGAACTAGCAGCTCCCCCGCCCTACACAGGATTGAATACTGAACCTGATCAAATAGACCGATCGGTGCGTAAGATGATAGTGACGCACTAGGTTTGATCTCGCTACCTACTATGTATACAGTTATGCTCTTCTTCTACCTCTATCTACTGAGGATATTGGAGCACTAACCCGCAACTTTCATCTACGCTAACAGCTCTCTTCTCTTAATCCTCCTTCGATTATTTTATAGCGCTCCGCCGGGTCCTTCTGCTACTCAAACAGCTTTCTTTAGGAAATGCCGACATCTACTACTAATGGATTGACATTCCAGAACAGgaagtcatttgaatgcccGAAGTCTGCATCTTCTATTACATCGCCGAAAGAGTGAAAAGTCCCTTCTTGCCTGATgagttcttctttcttttcttgctCCTCACAGTCAAGATCCCGCAAATTCTGACTGACTTGAAATTAATAGTCGTTTTATCTGATGATATGAGATGACGAGCGTCagacagagaaagagaaaaaagtcTAGTCAAGAAGCTTAACGGTGAAGATGGAAAATGAATTGAATCTTTCATCCACCTCAGTCCAACTAGCACTCTTGTGCCTCATCGATCTGCCTTCTCACTCCAGGAGAGCCATTTCGCCATTCAAAAAGAACTGTACACGCGCGTATGGATCATCCATCAGAATCAATCAGTTTTTCAGAGTAGTCATCAAGCAAGCTATAGAAGTACGTGTAAggaaagagaaagaagtgagTTGGTATGGCGTCAAAGTCAGAAATCAAAATCGTGGTCGATCTTTTTCAGGCTATCGAATCAGCGAGGGTTTTTGAATAGTCAAGGCTACTCGATAAAGGATGGCTGGCATTCATCAGTACGTGGATCCGCCATAGGGGTTGGTTCAGCCACCCGACGACCGGCACTTGCCATCGAAAAACCGCTTAATCGTGCTTTCTATTCCTTtgaataaaagaagaagataaggtAACAAAGTTAGCCCAATATTCACTCAACGCGAAAGAAAGCTTCTAAAACAAGGTAAAAACTTCACGGATTTCATCAGGATTAATAGTCATAGGAAATGTATACTCAAACGAAGAAAAAATCTTTTTTGCAAGGTCACCATAGTTTTATTTGAAATTCGACTGTTTACTACATTACTTCCTGAAAGTGTGCCCGTGCCCTCAGAGGGTAAGGGGGTTTTGGAGTAGGGGTAGGAAGGACCTTTTATGGGTATAATTCATGTTCGGTCCTCCGCTCAACAAGCACTGGATTAGCTTCTGGCGGAATCCGCTTTGAAGGCCCTGGCCTTCCATTGAGACAAGAGATGATGCACGCTGAACTAGGATGCTTGGAAATTGCGTACTTTTTTCTGACACCTGGCACAAAGAACTCGAGTGCCGCCTGCTACTACAGTGTATTAGAGTTCGAGCAACAGATCAAGGTTCGAGCTAAAGCTAATTCCGAGTTTTCGCGAGAAGAAGTACGGTTTCGGACAGCTCATGATGAACTATTGAATCCTTCTCCATCCGAATCTGTTTCAGTTCGAGGTATTGAAGCGAAAGATGACTCGACCGTAGGAAAAAGCCACTCGGGGATCAATTTTCCACATCAGTCTAAGTGGTGGAGGAGGAACCCCTGGCATAATAAAGGCCGGAGATTAGAATAGAATGCTGACTTCTAGTTTTTAGCCGGGTAGGAGATCGAAGAAGTCTTAAAAGTGAGTGCATCAGTCTTATCCGATTACTTAATAGAAGTCAGTCAGTCTCATCTTTGAATTGCTGAGAGGACTTAGGAGAAGCTTATTCGTGACTATGAGCAAAGTCCCGCGGTAGTGATGGCTACAAGTGGGCTACGAGACCAAGGTGGGGTTGCTAGACTGAGTCAGGGGAGAAAGAAGTGTAATCAACGGGAAGACTTCATTGCGAGAATGAATCATATGGAGGCTTGCAGAACTTCTTCCTATGGGAAGCAAGTTAATAATGTTTCGGGTAAGGCCGGTCTAGGTACATAGTCACATCATAAATAAGTGCTCTTCGTTGAATTCTGACTTTACGGGCAGTTAGAGGAAATACGTTTTCATTGCGTAGATTGAGGCCGTGATGCAAGAAGACAAGGACTCCTTGGAAGGAAAGAGATTACAAAAACTGGCGCTTGGCTGTCAGACGCAACCCTTTGACTTGGTTTCCTTGTCGAGTCAATTCGTTCTTCCAGTTCTACAAGACTGGTTATGTAGCAGAGCTgcagttttcctttttcttgtttttcgcATAAAAGTTGTTGCTGTAATAGAAAGCGCATACAAGCTTGCACTGACAAGTAAGCCTGCTCACAATCGCATCTATTATTaaagctttctttcttataGAAATATTAGCTGTGACTATACTGGCTAGTTAGAAAAACAATCCGGCACGTAAGCAAACAGTCCTTTCGACGCTTAAGCATATCAGATCTTCTCACTATCTTTGTATCAGCTGTTCTATCCTTCCTTACTGAAAGTCCGGAATAAAGAAAGCGGTTACTGGCGCTGTTACTAATCTTCCTAAAAGCCATGTTGGCGCATATCGTGGGAATGAAAGCAGTTCCTAGTAATTCCTTACTTCGACGACTGAAGGCTGTTGTCGATGTTGCAGTTACTGTCGCAACATCCGCTGCTGATCTATATTCAAAAAGATTGTGTACTAATAGAAGATGTTCCTGAATCTAGCTTAGTCGCATTTCTCTATCCGCATGTCGTCCAGTGGGATTGGGAAATTGGGAAAAAAGCCGAAACCGAACTAACGGAGATTGAGGTATACTCCGTGCTGCGAAACGGATTCGGCCAGTACAATACCGAGTATTATTGACGCCATGAAGACGGACAGCACCGAGGAACGCCTGCCTATAGGGTTCTTTTCGATCTTGTACTCTACCAATTGATAGGTTGATTTCGCACTTTAGAAAAAGTTGGGAAAGAAAAGTAGACGGAACGACACCTGTGAACTCGGATAGCATTGTGGCATACCTTTTCATCTGAACTAGGCtactttctttcttctcttatgAAATTGATAATTTCAGATCATTCTTAAAAGAAGCTCTCTCTTATATACGATACCACCAGATGTGCCCCCTCCACCCTCGTCCAATCTTTCTAAGTGCCAGCCTAGCTTCATAGGAAGCTGAACAATACGTCCAGCTCCTTAAGGAATGAATACTTGGGCTTCGACCATCAACGGGCGAAGCAGGTTTCTGTTTGCATCACCTTTTCTCCGGTATTTTTGAAACTCAATCTTTAAATCATTCAATTCGAAATAGCTTATATAACGAGAAATTGGAATTCGATTGAAAACTCTCTCAACTCAATTGGAAGATAACATAGTAGCCTTCGCCCCAAAAAGCTTCGCCTAGAGTGGATCAGGTCCTTATGCGTAAGGCGATCCCGCGAAGCAGGTCACCTCATGTaaacttccttttctttttgagCAGATGTTgctttcaaataaaaagataataagtGTTTTCTAATTACcctttttttaagagaaaagaTAGTCTATAATTAGCTCTTAGATATCCCAAGGAAGCTTTTAGGTCAAAATAGATATGATGATATCAGACAGCAGTGAACCCCCTTATCCCCATCTGCATGGACTTGGCTAGTGAAGCACAACCACTCTTCTTTCCATAGAGAGTGCTACCCTAGAGTAAGATGAGCGACCCTAGTGGCAACGTGGGCCCAAAGGGTCATATGACCTTCACTAGTCAACGAAGTGCATCAATGGATGTAGGCACGTTCTTGCTTGATCATTTGCTCTCACTAGACCGCCTTAGAGTATGATACTGTTTCGCCATAGGTCCGAAGGGCTGTCTCTTGTGTGCGATGGTTGGGCATGAATGGAGCTTGCTCGGTAGAAAGGAGAGTAACCTTTCGGGGGGTAGAGATCTGGCACAAGGACCAGTAGCTGTAGCCATAGGGAGCGAGATCTCGACGTTCGTAAGCGTGATTCTGACCTCCAGCGCATGGGAGCCCTGTAACACTCCTTCCGATTCAAGAACAAATAGCCCCTCTATTATATAGAAAGCTGGCAGGCGTTCCTCTCAGTCGAGAGACTGGCGTTCCTCGAGGTGAAAGCTAGAAGCAGCCCCGCCTACGAATGAATGGGAGATTGAAGGCCCCCTTTCGTGCTCGTTAAAGCACACGCCTATTCAAAGTCAAAGAAGAGGTCACGGGCTTGGTTGATTCATTTTCCTGCCGAACACGATCTACATAAACCAGCACCCAACCTTTAATGCGCTTAGACTTTACTTTTGACCCCCCCTTTTCTTCCCTGTCCACAGCATTCAAACCCTGAACCAACAAAGGCGAGTGACCAGCCACAAATGAGGGAAGAGCTTTCTTCTGTTAAAGACAAGAAGAGGTTTTCGGATGGCTGAAATTTTGTAATGAAAGAAGTCACTCCAGAATCATTTCAATCCAGTGTACAAAAGTCGGACAGAAACAGAAAGACGATAAGACCTGAAGTTGGCTCCGGCGATCTGCTTAATGAATTGAAGGGTGGAACCAAGGAAGACAACTGAATAACCTGAAAATGAGTCCTTCAGGCCACCAGCAAGTTTAGGATTACGTTTTGTCTGAGTTGTTTTTGGGTGGGACGCACTCAGTGCTTTTCCAACCCGGCAGGACAGTCTTCCCACGCGCCTGAGTCAAAGAGAATATAGCCTCAAAGGATGTCTGCTTCCAAGCCCACCTCCTGGTTGTCATCGTCCTTTTCCCAGTTTGCGCCAGGAGCCTCCGACAGCATGGCAGACTGCAAAATCATTGCACTTCCTTCTCACGATGGATGAAACCAGGAGAGCTAGGCACGGGAAGGGAAGCTAGGCTCACTCCCGACAATTATATACCTGCATTCCAGACAATGGTCCAACCCTTTGATATTCCTAAGGTAACAGAGTACATAGGTGAGAAAGGAGCGCTTTTCTAAGCTCAGCAAGACCGAATGGAATTCAAGTATATGGCACTCTAACTACGAAAGGAATGCCAACAAGAAAGCTAATAGGGATAGGACTACTAGCTGCTAGTATAGAAACCAAAAAGAACTCCTAATAGCATCGGTTGACGCTCTATCTATTCTATTAGTTCCATAGCCGCGCTTCCTACTAGTCGGATAGGAACAACTAACTGCCTAGCTACAAGAAGAGAGCTACGAGGAAAGAAGAGCTACCAGCTAGCAGCTAGCAGCTAGGAACTCTAAACTAGCTACTAGAGGAAGTCAAGCTACTAACAGAGCTCAAAGCGGATAAGAAATCGGAAGAGACAGACGCAAGGAAGATCAGAGGCGTTCCTCGGTGCTATTGCCCTCTTGTCCTAGCAGCCGATCACTCACTAATAGCTACTACCAGGAGGAGAGAAATTTTTTCGAACAGGATCCTTTCCGGTGGATTGGAAATTGACTCAGATTTGTTTAATCCCCAAGGAGCTCAATCCTCGGTTAATGACATAGATGCGACCCATTAGTCTATGCTCAGTCATGTATAAGATCATATCAAAGATCATGGTGGCCAGACTCAAACCGATTCTGCCTTCCCTTGTGTCTCCTACACAGTCTGTATTTGTTTCGGAAAGGCTTATATCTGACAATATTTTTATAGCCCATGAGTTGGTCACTGGCTTAGTTGCAGAGGAACCCTTCTTCAGCGAAGCTGGAGGAACCTCTATGGCTAGCATTGTTCTTGCTTCACTCACTTACATTCCCTTCATTCAAACTTCTTCTAATTCACATTCACTTACCCAACTTCTCTGGCTTAGGGTCAGGGTCTAGGTTCCTAACATTCCTTCCCAACTCACCACTTATCTCCCTAGTTCTTGAATTCCAAGTTCTGGGATTATTTGATTCTGAGTTCTGAGATTGTTAGTTCTGGGACTGACAGTGCCAGGATGCGACCCATCTTTGCAAAGCAAGAGCGAGGCCAAGAAGCAGCAGCGCTCGTACACTAGAAGGATTTGGGTATAGAGCCCGCTACGCGCCTTCAAAGGCCGGAAAGAGATTTTGCTTTGGCTTTGGTTCGCTTGACCGTGTGGCTATGGTTCATGTGGTCTTGTTCAAATAGAATCAGTCCCGTTTTTGGGTGCTATCACATAGCCCTAAGCAGGGCAAGGAAGGTATCTAATCGACAGCAGAGAGATATGCCAATTAGAGGCACACTTACTAGAAACCTCTTTTCGTTAAATCATATCATATGGTCAGACAGAATTCTTATCTTAGTGACTCTTATCCAATCTCTTTAGGGAGATAATGACTCATGGGTATGGGTCAGGACAGTATGAACTTCGAGGGTTCAATGCAGCTAGAGAGCTGCTGCACCTACGCTTCTCTGGCTGCAGGAGATGGGGTCTCGATAAAAGGAAAGGGATGAGTTCATTCTCTGGAATGGTCTCGGAGATGGCTTCTCTTCCCTCGGATGGAGCATCTGACCTTCCGTTGGAGATGCAATATATGGGGTTCCATGGATCCATTAGTTGGTTCCGGTTCCTCGCTAGGGGAGAGAGCAGCCTTTCAGGAGGAACCTGTGACACCTGCACGGATGCCTGGCTGGAACGATTTGACAACGAATTCAATCTTGTCTTGGATGCCCACCCTACAGGATAATATCCATTAGAATCCCATCCCCTATCTTCTTTTGTTCTGCTTCTCGTAATTTTCCTTGTTGCTTGGTTGGATCCCCTTCGCCCTGACCTTTTCGAAAGGATTTCAAGCCATAACACGCCCTACGTTCCTATTAAGATAAGAAGACGGGGATCTCGTAACGACCCCCTGATCCTCACATAGTAGTTTAAGGGAAGAGAATGGAATGACTCGCAAAACAGCGTAGCAAACTACAAGCGAACGAACGAGCAGAAACAAGCTAGTCATGGGTGTGGTTCCTCTCCTTTCAGTCGAGTTGCTAAAGCACCTCGACGCTGCCAAGCTCTCTGTCTTGGTTAATGGTTCTCCAAAAGGATATTTCTCATGTTAGGCGGTGTGCTGAGACAGGGGGATCCTTTATCCCATGTTGTTATTTTGTATTGTGGAAGATGTCTTATCACGGGGCTGGACATTCTTTCTTCAATTACCGAGACCTGGACATACAAAGATCTAGGCAGCTCATCTTCTTCTAACGAAGTCAGATCTTTTTCCATACCATAACGTATATATAATCGATTTTCTTTTCTGATCGCTAGCCTGTCGGGCCGCCCCCGCGATCAAACTATCAATCTCATAAGAGAAGAAATCTCTATGCCCTCTTTTTCTTGGGTTTCTCCCATGCTTTTCATTGGTCAACAATCAAACCAACCACTAATTCTTCCTTCACTACTAATACAGGAAGAAGTCTTGTCTTCTTCTGTTCggaatccatttttttttatcaaaagaaagaatcaaaaataatataaataataatatatagaatatagAAAGAATTGCTTAAATAACTCGGTGATCTAAAATCATAGTCACGATCT
The nucleotide sequence above comes from Brassica oleracea var. oleracea cultivar TO1000 unplaced genomic scaffold, BOL UnpScaffold00673, whole genome shotgun sequence. Encoded proteins:
- the LOC106319879 gene encoding ATP synthase subunit alpha, mitochondrial, producing MRTQIKVASLVPIGRGQRELLIGDRQTGKTTIAIDTILNQKQINSRATSESETMYCVYVAIGQKRSTVGQLIQTLEEANALEYSILVAATASDPAPLQFLAPYSGCAMGEYFRDNGMHALIIYDDLSKQAVAYRQMSLLLRRPPGREAFPGDVFYLHSRLLERAAKRSDQTGAGSLTALPVIETQAGDVSAYIPTNVISITDGQICLETELFYRGIRPAINVGLSVSRVGSAAQLKAMKQVCGSSKLELAQYREVAAFAQFGSDLDAATQALLNRGARLTEVPKQPQYAPLPIEKQILVIYAAVNGFCDRMPLDRISQYEKAIPNSVKPELLQALKGGLTNERKMEPDAFLKERALALI